Proteins encoded within one genomic window of Methanolacinia paynteri:
- a CDS encoding metal-dependent hydrolase translates to MKGEKHVFYTLLSAGILLSPVVSIENIPFIIVFLVAAFVGSLAPDADSADSSIMHGIPGGNGTVRVVRRHTVLILPFFGYLIRYLIYFPLSALLWIITLGKVKPKHRGLLHSLFGTFFMSAILTAMLLIILYLLSAPDYSQYALLFGAGMFFGAFMHLVEDSCSKSGVYWFFPFSDKKVGGTLLSRGKRNLLITAVLGIGFAAVYVKDFTATFPPQMPFAAPLIVLIFAWAIILKMTGAKWS, encoded by the coding sequence ATGAAGGGGGAAAAACACGTATTCTACACGCTCCTATCGGCAGGAATCCTGCTGTCCCCCGTAGTCTCCATCGAAAATATTCCATTTATAATCGTGTTCCTCGTTGCGGCATTCGTCGGGTCGCTTGCACCGGACGCCGACTCCGCCGACTCTTCGATCATGCACGGGATACCCGGGGGAAACGGCACGGTAAGGGTGGTCCGTCGGCATACCGTTCTCATCCTCCCGTTCTTCGGATATCTTATACGCTACCTGATCTATTTCCCTCTCTCGGCGCTGTTATGGATAATAACTCTCGGGAAGGTGAAGCCGAAGCACAGGGGGCTTCTGCACTCCCTCTTCGGGACATTCTTCATGTCTGCAATACTTACGGCGATGCTCCTGATTATCCTGTACCTGCTGTCGGCACCGGATTATTCGCAATATGCACTTTTGTTCGGTGCAGGGATGTTCTTCGGTGCGTTCATGCACCTCGTCGAAGATTCGTGTTCTAAGAGCGGTGTCTACTGGTTCTTCCCTTTTTCGGATAAAAAAGTCGGCGGGACCCTGCTTTCAAGAGGGAAGAGAAACCTCCTGATAACGGCAGTCCTCGGAATCGGTTTCGCTGCTGTATATGTCAAAGACTTCACAGCCACTTTCCCACCTCAAATGCCTTTTGCAGCCCCTTTGATCGTTCTCATCTTTGCCTGGGCGATCATCCTCAAAATGACCGGGGCGAAGTGGAGCTGA
- a CDS encoding nitrilase-related carbon-nitrogen hydrolase — protein MNRTALRLCLAQAESAWENPESSLKKASVFAERASREGAAIICFPEQFATGWDPASSSFAEDEGGPVSGAYSDIAAESGIGVLGSFRERNSDGFRNTAVFFDEHGKVLSKYSKIHLFSPAGEDKCYNSGSSPSVFEYKGIRFGIAICYDLRFPELFLRYRNLGAECILVPAAWPCIRLSHWDLFLRTRAVENRYYLAGINTTGRTPVDEYCGGSMVVSPSGDIIAAGPVKEEGLLYADIDPINSEKLPGPDTLSDRRDDLYKSWMQNS, from the coding sequence GTGAATAGGACGGCTCTCAGGCTCTGCCTGGCACAGGCCGAATCCGCGTGGGAAAACCCGGAATCAAGCCTGAAAAAGGCATCTGTTTTTGCTGAACGTGCATCCCGCGAGGGTGCGGCGATAATTTGTTTTCCCGAACAGTTTGCGACCGGCTGGGACCCTGCTTCATCGTCATTTGCCGAAGATGAAGGCGGCCCCGTATCAGGTGCATACAGTGATATCGCGGCGGAATCCGGTATAGGTGTTCTCGGGAGTTTCAGGGAGAGGAACAGTGACGGCTTTCGGAATACGGCGGTTTTCTTCGACGAACACGGTAAGGTTCTTTCGAAATATTCAAAGATACATCTCTTCTCCCCGGCAGGCGAGGACAAATGCTATAATTCGGGCTCTTCACCGTCGGTGTTTGAATACAAGGGTATCCGGTTCGGTATCGCGATATGCTATGACCTGAGGTTCCCGGAACTCTTCCTCAGGTACAGGAATCTCGGCGCCGAATGCATACTTGTGCCCGCGGCGTGGCCTTGCATCAGACTCTCACACTGGGACCTCTTCCTCCGGACAAGAGCTGTCGAGAACAGGTACTATCTGGCGGGCATCAATACGACCGGCAGAACCCCGGTGGACGAGTACTGCGGTGGTTCGATGGTTGTATCCCCTTCCGGAGATATTATTGCAGCAGGCCCGGTGAAGGAGGAAGGCCTTCTCTACGCGGATATAGATCCCATAAATTCGGAAAAATTACCCGGCCCCGATACACTTTCGGACCGCAGAGATGATCTTTACAAGTCCTGGATGCAGAACTCTTAG